Proteins encoded by one window of Gemmatimonadaceae bacterium:
- a CDS encoding ZIP family metal transporter — protein sequence MSATPWAYAIAAAAANVVGAAAVTWRSRWSVATLETLVALSAGFMIAVSLTDIFPEAIARSGDRGAMAALLGYLLVHFTQHTLAPHFHFGEETHHVTERVGVSALVGLLLHTFVDGVAIASAFLVSQALGTLVFLAIVLHKLPEGLAISSLFLAAGAGRKRALYAGLSLGLATLAGVLVTGRVASLAMYGLGLSAGVTLYVGASNLVPEFQGKHGWRLQLAFFVGCGLFFAARSAVRA from the coding sequence GTGAGTGCGACGCCCTGGGCGTATGCGATTGCGGCGGCGGCGGCCAACGTGGTTGGCGCCGCCGCCGTCACGTGGCGCTCGCGGTGGAGCGTCGCGACGCTCGAGACGCTGGTGGCGTTATCGGCGGGATTCATGATCGCGGTGTCGCTCACCGACATCTTTCCCGAGGCGATCGCGAGAAGCGGCGACCGCGGCGCCATGGCGGCGCTGCTCGGATACCTGCTCGTGCATTTCACGCAGCACACCCTGGCGCCGCACTTTCATTTCGGCGAGGAGACGCACCACGTGACCGAGCGCGTCGGCGTGTCGGCGCTCGTGGGCTTGCTGCTGCACACGTTCGTGGACGGCGTGGCCATTGCATCGGCGTTCCTGGTGAGCCAGGCGTTGGGCACGCTCGTATTCCTGGCGATCGTGCTGCACAAGCTGCCGGAGGGTTTGGCGATTTCGAGTCTCTTTCTCGCCGCGGGCGCGGGTCGCAAGCGCGCGCTCTACGCCGGCCTGTCGCTCGGCTTGGCAACGCTCGCGGGCGTGCTCGTGACGGGCCGCGTTGCGTCGCTGGCGATGTACGGCCTTGGTCTTTCGGCGGGCGTGACGCTGTATGTCGGCGCATCGAACCTCGTGCCCGAGTTTCAAGGGAAGCACGGCTGGCGGCTGCAACTCGCCTTCTTCGTGGGGTGCGGACTGTTCTTCGCGGCGCGCTCCGCCGTGAGGGCGTGA
- a CDS encoding geranylgeranylglyceryl/heptaprenylglyceryl phosphate synthase, translating into MTLLDRLTETSGLAVLVDPARTSPDAARALGERAAGEGVAVLLVGTSFGQGADASATVRALRSSAPDIPLVLFPAAASDLVPGVDGVLMLSLVSGRNAQYLIEEHVRAVPFFDRHPEVESIATAYCLVDGGCVTSVEATSQTRPLPADKPEFVHAHVSAAARMGMRATYLDAGSGARRPVAAALVSAARAVSRGPLFVGGGIRTTEHVRSARDAGADFVVVGTLFEQSGGREVGTLVNAAQS; encoded by the coding sequence GTGACGCTCCTCGACCGCCTCACCGAAACGAGCGGCCTGGCGGTGCTCGTCGATCCCGCACGCACGTCGCCCGACGCCGCCCGCGCATTGGGTGAGCGCGCGGCCGGCGAGGGCGTCGCGGTGCTGCTCGTCGGCACCAGCTTCGGACAAGGCGCCGACGCGTCGGCCACCGTGCGCGCGCTCCGGTCCTCCGCGCCCGACATTCCGTTGGTCCTGTTCCCGGCGGCCGCGTCGGATCTCGTGCCGGGCGTCGACGGCGTCCTCATGCTCTCGCTCGTGTCGGGACGCAACGCGCAGTACCTGATCGAGGAGCACGTGCGTGCGGTTCCGTTCTTCGATCGTCATCCCGAGGTGGAATCGATCGCCACGGCGTATTGCCTCGTAGACGGCGGCTGCGTGACCTCGGTAGAGGCGACCAGCCAGACACGTCCGTTGCCGGCCGACAAACCGGAATTCGTGCACGCGCACGTCAGTGCGGCGGCCCGCATGGGAATGCGAGCGACGTATCTCGACGCGGGGAGCGGGGCGCGGCGTCCCGTCGCTGCGGCACTGGTCAGCGCGGCGCGCGCGGTGTCGCGCGGACCGTTGTTCGTCGGCGGCGGCATCCGGACCACCGAGCACGTGCGCAGCGCTCGCGATGCCGGCGCCGACTTCGTCGTGGTCGGCACGTTGTTCGAGCAGAGCGGCGGGCGCGAGGTGGGGACCCTCGTCAACGCGGCGCAGTCGTGA
- a CDS encoding CCA tRNA nucleotidyltransferase — protein sequence MPRDAGHDRARLAPPATVVEIARVLTGAGFETWCVGGAVRDALLGETHLDWDLATAATPADVRRLFRRTVPVGIEFGTVGVLDPANVMHEVTTFRRDVHTDGRHAVVEFGVSLDDDLARRDFTINAIAYDPLGDALRDPFGGRRDLEARVVRAVGDPDARMREDRLRALRAIRFAARFGFEIEPRTWRAVADSSPFMTRLSHERVKQEIEKTMQQVRYAGRAIGLWRESGVLAALVPALAAISDVSLTSLDLLPPPRNEARPDREMQRIVAMVADLAPRDAERALRDLRFPNKTVAWVGSVLRGWALIGDDVRRVLTDDAGASDAMLRRWAGKTGRTRARAVWRLGAVRFAAERALGRPAPAAAAVASAYRRAMRIAFRDPVEIGDLAVDGDDLLAAGVAAGPEIKAVLERLLDDVLDDPARNTRDALLARVASVRGRS from the coding sequence GTGCCGCGCGATGCCGGGCACGACCGGGCGCGGTTGGCGCCGCCCGCGACGGTGGTCGAAATCGCGCGCGTGCTCACGGGCGCGGGCTTCGAGACCTGGTGCGTGGGCGGCGCGGTGCGCGACGCGTTGTTGGGCGAAACGCACCTCGACTGGGATCTCGCCACCGCGGCCACTCCCGCGGATGTGCGGCGGCTGTTTCGGCGCACGGTGCCGGTGGGGATCGAATTCGGCACCGTCGGCGTGCTCGATCCGGCGAACGTGATGCACGAGGTGACCACGTTTCGGCGCGATGTGCACACCGACGGCCGCCACGCCGTGGTGGAGTTCGGCGTGTCGCTCGACGATGACCTCGCCCGGCGCGACTTCACGATCAACGCCATTGCGTACGACCCGTTAGGCGACGCGCTGCGCGATCCGTTCGGCGGCCGGCGCGACCTCGAGGCGCGCGTCGTGCGCGCCGTCGGCGACCCCGACGCCCGGATGCGCGAGGACCGGCTCCGCGCCCTCCGCGCGATCCGGTTCGCGGCGCGGTTCGGCTTCGAGATCGAGCCGCGCACCTGGCGCGCCGTGGCCGACTCGTCGCCGTTCATGACGCGGCTGTCGCACGAACGGGTGAAGCAGGAGATCGAGAAGACGATGCAGCAGGTGCGATACGCCGGCCGCGCCATCGGGCTCTGGCGCGAGAGCGGCGTGCTGGCCGCGCTCGTGCCCGCGCTCGCCGCGATCTCCGACGTGTCGCTGACGTCGCTCGACCTGTTGCCGCCACCGCGGAACGAGGCCAGGCCGGACCGTGAAATGCAGCGTATCGTCGCCATGGTAGCGGATCTCGCCCCGCGCGATGCCGAACGTGCGCTCAGAGACCTGCGGTTTCCGAACAAGACGGTCGCCTGGGTCGGGTCGGTGTTGCGGGGATGGGCGCTGATCGGCGATGATGTGCGGCGCGTGCTCACCGACGACGCCGGAGCATCCGATGCCATGCTGCGCCGTTGGGCGGGGAAGACCGGACGCACGCGCGCGCGCGCGGTGTGGCGGTTGGGCGCGGTGCGCTTCGCGGCGGAACGTGCACTCGGTCGGCCGGCGCCGGCTGCCGCCGCAGTTGCGTCGGCGTATCGGCGTGCCATGCGCATCGCATTCCGCGATCCGGTGGAGATCGGTGATCTTGCGGTCGATGGCGATGACCTGCTGGCGGCCGGCGTGGCGGCGGGTCCGGAGATCAAGGCGGTGTTGGAGCGGCTGCTCGACGACGTGCTCGATGATCCCGCACGGAACACGCGCGACGCGCTCCTTGCGCGCGTGGCGAGCGTGCGCGGTCGCAGTTAG
- a CDS encoding regulatory protein RecX, protein MPVITAVTSSTRWAGARADRSESVGGRYSIAVDGAAVGDLSLDAIERLDLHVGAQVTDRVVAAITQEVQALHTYDRAVTLLAAHARASRELERLLVKKGEPPILAKAAVARLTEQGFLDDASFARQFARTKLAGGLSRRRMQAELARRGVTRDVADAAIDEIVTDDGVDEAQACGRVAERKMRSLRDLPADVQRRRLYAFLARRGYELGDVRAAVDRLVR, encoded by the coding sequence GTGCCTGTCATAACTGCCGTCACGTCGAGCACGCGTTGGGCCGGCGCGCGCGCCGATCGGAGCGAGAGCGTGGGTGGCCGGTACAGCATCGCGGTCGATGGCGCAGCGGTGGGCGATCTGTCGCTCGATGCGATCGAGCGTCTCGATCTACACGTTGGCGCGCAGGTCACCGATCGTGTCGTTGCCGCGATCACACAGGAAGTGCAGGCGCTGCACACCTACGATCGGGCCGTGACGTTGTTGGCTGCGCATGCGCGTGCGTCGCGCGAGCTGGAGCGGTTGTTGGTAAAAAAGGGCGAGCCGCCCATCCTTGCGAAAGCGGCAGTTGCCCGCCTTACGGAGCAGGGCTTCCTGGACGATGCGTCGTTCGCGCGGCAGTTCGCGCGCACCAAGCTGGCGGGCGGCTTGTCGCGACGCCGCATGCAGGCGGAGCTCGCACGCCGCGGCGTGACCCGCGACGTCGCCGACGCCGCGATCGATGAAATCGTGACCGACGACGGCGTAGACGAAGCTCAGGCGTGCGGCCGGGTTGCGGAGCGGAAGATGCGATCGCTGCGCGATCTCCCAGCAGATGTGCAGCGCCGCCGGCTCTACGCGTTTCTGGCGCGTCGCGGGTACGAGCTCGGCGACGTTCGCGCGGCGGTCGACCGGCTCGTTCGCTGA
- a CDS encoding SDR family oxidoreductase, with translation MISLRGRRALVTGGSRGIGAATALLLAECGADVGIGYRSRDTDAADVVRQMAGRGVRAFSVAADISTGAGAESLFDRAAREFGGIDIFVGNAGIWPVEETALSAMDDARWTRTMEQNILAMFYTTRLAARHVSNGGRIVLVSSTAGQRGEAYHADYATSKGAMISLVKSLAVELASRDVTVNSVAPGWVDTEMCAEPFARGGRERIASGIPLGRVATARDIAGPIVFLCSDLARHVTGEILNVNGGSVLCG, from the coding sequence GTGATCTCGCTGCGGGGGCGGCGCGCGCTGGTGACCGGCGGCTCGCGCGGCATCGGCGCGGCGACGGCGCTGCTCTTGGCCGAGTGCGGCGCCGACGTCGGCATCGGCTACCGGAGCCGCGACACGGACGCCGCCGACGTCGTTAGGCAGATGGCGGGGCGCGGCGTGCGGGCGTTCTCGGTGGCGGCCGACATCTCGACCGGTGCCGGCGCCGAGTCGCTGTTCGATCGCGCGGCCCGCGAATTCGGCGGCATCGACATCTTCGTCGGCAACGCGGGCATCTGGCCCGTGGAGGAGACGGCGCTCAGCGCGATGGATGACGCGCGGTGGACGCGCACGATGGAACAGAACATCCTCGCGATGTTCTACACGACGCGGCTGGCGGCGCGGCACGTGTCCAACGGCGGCCGCATCGTGCTCGTGTCGAGCACGGCCGGCCAGCGGGGCGAAGCGTATCACGCGGACTACGCGACCTCCAAGGGCGCGATGATCTCGCTCGTGAAATCGCTCGCGGTGGAGCTTGCGTCGCGCGACGTGACGGTGAACAGTGTCGCGCCCGGCTGGGTGGACACCGAGATGTGCGCCGAGCCGTTCGCGCGCGGCGGCCGGGAGCGCATCGCGTCGGGCATCCCGCTCGGCCGCGTGGCCACGGCGCGCGACATCGCGGGGCCGATCGTGTTTCTGTGCTCGGACCTGGCGCGGCACGTCACCGGTGAAATCCTGAACGTGAACGGCGGGAGCGTGTTGTGCGGCTGA
- a CDS encoding CpsB/CapC family capsule biosynthesis tyrosine phosphatase, producing MIDIHTHLLPGVDDGSPSIQASLPVLDRFGRDGVDVLVCTPHLLATDAMRAPVEKYASILARLAGHAPTKPELLQGWEIMLDAPGMDLRAPGLHLGGSDAVLVEFPRMNVPPGASNELLRIRMSGVIPVLAHPERYYGATIEQVYEWRDVGAVIQLDAIMLFGTSSGCRLARQMLEEGLVDCIASDNHGDTRSLASARDWLTELGAVEQARLLTHTNALRLLNGEPMIPVAPVPHAEPGMLGRLRQMFFGRK from the coding sequence GTGATCGACATTCACACACACCTGCTCCCGGGTGTGGACGACGGCTCGCCATCGATACAGGCTTCACTTCCGGTGCTCGACCGCTTCGGGCGGGACGGCGTGGATGTGCTGGTCTGCACGCCGCACCTGCTCGCGACGGACGCGATGCGCGCGCCGGTCGAAAAGTATGCATCGATTCTGGCGCGTCTCGCCGGGCACGCGCCGACCAAACCCGAGCTCCTCCAGGGCTGGGAGATCATGCTCGATGCGCCGGGCATGGATCTTCGCGCCCCGGGACTCCACCTTGGCGGATCGGACGCGGTGTTGGTCGAGTTCCCGCGCATGAACGTGCCGCCGGGCGCATCGAACGAGCTGCTGCGGATCCGGATGAGCGGAGTGATACCGGTGCTGGCGCATCCGGAGCGATACTACGGTGCGACCATCGAGCAGGTGTACGAATGGCGGGATGTGGGCGCGGTGATCCAGCTGGATGCGATCATGCTGTTCGGCACGTCGTCGGGCTGCCGGCTGGCGCGCCAGATGCTCGAGGAGGGATTGGTGGACTGCATTGCCAGCGACAACCACGGCGACACCCGGTCGCTGGCCTCGGCCCGCGATTGGCTAACGGAGTTAGGCGCGGTGGAGCAGGCGCGGCTGCTCACGCATACGAACGCGCTGCGGCTGCTGAACGGCGAGCCGATGATTCCCGTGGCGCCGGTGCCGCACGCCGAGCCGGGGATGCTCGGCCGGCTGCGGCAGATGTTCTTCGGCCGCAAATGA
- a CDS encoding SIS domain-containing protein, producing the protein MSATRPADSATLLAALRELSAAAARTADALEADILRAAAMVGSTVRSGGTLFFCGNGGSAADAQHLAAEYVVRYQRTRRACAAVALTTDTSILTASGNDLGFEQVFARQVEALARPGDLLVIHSTSGRSPNVLAAARAARARGVPVLAYTAGDGGPLRALADHAVVVPVSRTDRAQELHLCIEHAICELVERDL; encoded by the coding sequence ATGAGCGCCACCCGGCCGGCCGATTCCGCCACGCTCCTCGCGGCCCTGCGGGAGCTGTCCGCCGCGGCGGCGCGCACAGCCGACGCGCTCGAGGCGGATATTTTGCGCGCGGCGGCCATGGTCGGGAGCACGGTGCGGTCCGGCGGCACGCTCTTCTTCTGCGGCAACGGCGGCAGCGCGGCGGACGCGCAGCATCTCGCGGCCGAATACGTGGTGCGGTACCAGCGCACGCGGCGCGCCTGCGCGGCGGTGGCGTTGACCACCGATACGTCGATTCTGACCGCGTCGGGCAACGACCTCGGCTTCGAGCAGGTGTTCGCGCGGCAGGTCGAAGCGCTGGCCCGTCCCGGCGACCTGCTGGTGATTCATTCGACGAGCGGGCGTTCGCCTAACGTGCTGGCGGCGGCGCGCGCGGCGCGCGCGCGGGGCGTGCCGGTGCTGGCGTACACGGCCGGCGACGGCGGACCGCTGCGCGCGCTCGCCGATCACGCGGTCGTGGTGCCGGTCTCGCGCACCGACCGCGCGCAGGAGCTCCATCTCTGCATCGAGCACGCGATCTGCGAGCTGGTGGAGCGCGACCTGTGA
- a CDS encoding asparaginase → MIVILFTGGTISMRHDPAAQGAVPALSGREILAATRGIEEVADVEIEEWGAFPGPHMTIERMWSLRQRIRDHVSRSEVQGVVVTHGTDSMEESAYFAARSLPPDKPIVFTGAMRTASDLGWDGPSNLLDAVRVAASEGACGYGAMVTMSGRVFTGLDVTKAHTHLLDAFESPGLGPVAVVDDGEVIFRRALVPSMPPLDPANPATPVDLVYAAAGTDSRLLDASRPAACGVVVAAMGRGNVPPAMVPGIERWIADGKPVVVASRAQRGRVGTTYGYAGGARRLEDAGAILAPGRRPQQARIDLMLALGLGMGPAGVRALFQS, encoded by the coding sequence ATGATCGTCATCCTGTTCACGGGCGGCACCATCTCGATGCGGCATGATCCGGCGGCGCAGGGCGCCGTGCCGGCGTTGTCGGGCCGCGAAATTCTGGCGGCCACGCGGGGCATCGAGGAAGTGGCGGACGTCGAGATCGAGGAGTGGGGCGCGTTTCCCGGACCGCACATGACCATCGAGCGGATGTGGTCGCTCCGGCAGCGCATTCGCGACCACGTGTCGCGGAGCGAGGTGCAGGGTGTGGTCGTGACGCACGGCACCGATTCGATGGAAGAGAGCGCGTATTTCGCCGCGCGTTCGCTGCCGCCGGACAAGCCCATCGTGTTCACCGGCGCCATGCGCACCGCGAGCGATCTGGGCTGGGATGGTCCGTCGAACCTCCTCGACGCGGTCCGGGTGGCGGCAAGCGAGGGCGCCTGCGGGTACGGCGCGATGGTCACGATGTCGGGGCGGGTGTTCACGGGTCTCGACGTGACGAAGGCGCACACGCACCTGCTCGATGCGTTCGAGAGTCCGGGCCTCGGTCCGGTGGCGGTGGTCGACGACGGCGAGGTCATTTTTCGGCGCGCGCTGGTGCCGTCGATGCCGCCGCTCGATCCCGCGAATCCGGCGACGCCGGTGGATCTCGTGTACGCGGCGGCGGGCACGGACTCGCGGCTGCTGGATGCGTCGCGGCCGGCGGCGTGCGGGGTGGTGGTGGCGGCGATGGGGCGGGGCAACGTGCCGCCGGCGATGGTGCCGGGGATCGAGCGGTGGATAGCGGACGGCAAGCCGGTGGTCGTGGCGTCGCGCGCCCAACGGGGACGGGTGGGCACGACGTACGGGTACGCGGGCGGTGCGCGGCGGCTCGAGGACGCCGGCGCGATTTTGGCGCCGGGCCGCCGTCCGCAGCAGGCGCGCATCGACCTCATGCTTGCGTTAGGACTCGGCATGGGGCCGGCGGGCGTGCGCGCGCTGTTTCAGAGTTAG
- the alaS gene encoding alanine--tRNA ligase: MRASEIRQRFLAYFERNGHAIRPSSSLVPKDDPTLLFTNAGMVQFKKIFLGQEQTSFGRRATTAQKCVRAGGKHNDLEQVGHTARHHTFFEMLGNFSFGDYFKRDAIRFAWEFVTEELSIDKRHLRVTVYESDDEARGLWREVTGLPDSRIYGLGEADNFWQMADTGPCGPCSEIYVDLAHFASDWSFPAGAHGEWTELDRSEFSRDAFVEGAEAGRFLEIWNLVFMQFDRQQNGELVPLPRPSVDTGAGLERIAAVKQGVTSNYHTDLFAPLLKAAEEAVGISYRGRTSDVEYVVETGPRRVTVEPASFRVLADHARAVAFLLADGVYPSNEGRGYVLRRILRRAVRHAWLLGRSEPTLVRVVERVVDTMRDVYPELEARRGFLLDTTRAEEERFLATIEGGMQRFDQLAPVRSTQGSTSLRGTISGDDAFRLYDTYGFPIDLTELMARERGYTVDISGFERALDAQREQSREDRRARDITVAADVLADASRWDRATPAESSRFVGYDTVEIETQVTAARRLDDGRIAVMLRETPFYAESGGQISDVGEIVGQGWRVDVDDVRKVQGTHAAVGTLVGDFRFGPAVARVPTDRRRDTERNHTATHLLHAALRAILGEHVHQAGSLVAPDRLRFDFTHHGPVGAQRLAEIEAWVNRGIWADVDVATTERPYRDAVAGGAMALFGEKYGDVVRVVSIPGWSMELCGGTHARNTGQIALFKIVAETGVAAGVRRIEAVTGPKAYELLRDEERRLERLGELVRAPADGVVKRVEALLEERRALQKRLDDALRGGGDQVQRLVAGAERANGARIVSAVVEAGDVKELQALGDALREQLGSGVGVLGSSFSDGKNTLLAVVTDDLRDRGVRADQLIRTIAAAAGGRGGGKAHMAQAGLPDAAHVREAIAGAPAIVRTALGGAA, translated from the coding sequence ATGCGCGCTTCCGAAATTCGCCAGCGCTTCCTCGCGTACTTCGAGCGAAATGGCCACGCGATTCGCCCCAGCTCCTCGCTCGTACCCAAGGACGACCCGACGTTGCTGTTCACGAACGCGGGCATGGTCCAATTCAAGAAGATTTTTTTGGGGCAGGAGCAAACGTCGTTCGGGCGGCGCGCCACCACCGCGCAGAAGTGTGTGCGGGCCGGCGGCAAGCATAACGACCTCGAGCAGGTGGGACATACCGCGCGTCACCACACGTTCTTCGAGATGCTCGGGAATTTCTCGTTCGGCGACTACTTCAAGCGCGACGCCATTCGGTTCGCGTGGGAGTTCGTCACCGAAGAGCTGAGCATCGACAAGCGGCATTTGCGCGTGACGGTGTACGAGTCGGACGACGAAGCACGCGGGTTGTGGCGCGAGGTAACCGGACTCCCCGATTCGCGCATCTACGGACTTGGCGAAGCCGACAACTTCTGGCAGATGGCGGACACTGGCCCGTGCGGTCCGTGCAGCGAGATCTACGTGGACCTCGCGCACTTTGCGTCCGACTGGTCGTTTCCGGCCGGAGCGCACGGTGAGTGGACGGAGCTGGACCGGTCCGAATTCTCGCGAGATGCGTTCGTCGAAGGCGCCGAGGCGGGGCGGTTCCTCGAGATCTGGAACTTGGTGTTCATGCAGTTCGACCGCCAGCAGAATGGCGAGTTGGTGCCGCTGCCGCGGCCGTCGGTGGACACCGGAGCGGGACTCGAGCGCATCGCGGCGGTAAAGCAGGGCGTGACATCCAATTATCACACCGATCTGTTCGCGCCCTTGCTCAAGGCGGCCGAGGAGGCCGTGGGGATTTCGTACCGGGGCCGCACGTCGGATGTGGAATACGTCGTGGAAACGGGGCCGCGGCGGGTCACGGTCGAGCCGGCATCCTTCCGCGTGCTCGCGGACCACGCTCGTGCGGTGGCGTTTCTGCTTGCCGACGGCGTGTATCCGTCCAACGAGGGTCGCGGCTACGTGCTGCGCCGGATTTTGCGCCGCGCGGTGCGGCACGCCTGGTTGTTAGGCAGGTCGGAGCCGACGCTGGTGCGCGTGGTCGAGCGGGTGGTCGATACCATGCGCGACGTGTATCCGGAGCTCGAGGCGCGCCGCGGATTTTTGTTGGACACGACGCGGGCGGAAGAGGAGCGCTTTCTGGCGACGATCGAAGGCGGCATGCAGCGCTTCGACCAGCTCGCGCCCGTGCGGTCGACGCAGGGCTCGACGTCGCTGCGCGGCACGATTTCCGGCGACGACGCGTTCCGGCTGTACGACACCTACGGGTTTCCGATCGATCTCACCGAGTTGATGGCGCGCGAGCGCGGGTACACGGTGGACATCAGCGGCTTCGAGCGCGCGCTGGATGCCCAACGGGAGCAGTCGCGCGAGGACCGGCGCGCGCGCGACATCACGGTGGCGGCGGACGTGCTGGCCGATGCATCGCGGTGGGACCGCGCGACGCCGGCGGAGTCATCGCGCTTCGTGGGCTACGACACCGTGGAGATCGAAACGCAGGTGACGGCGGCGCGCCGGTTGGACGACGGACGCATCGCGGTCATGCTGCGCGAGACGCCCTTCTACGCCGAGTCGGGTGGTCAGATCTCGGATGTGGGCGAGATCGTTGGGCAGGGATGGCGGGTGGATGTGGACGACGTGCGCAAGGTTCAGGGGACCCACGCCGCGGTCGGAACGCTCGTGGGCGATTTCCGCTTCGGGCCGGCGGTGGCGCGGGTGCCCACGGACCGCCGGCGCGATACGGAACGCAACCACACCGCCACCCACCTGCTCCACGCGGCGCTGCGCGCCATCCTCGGCGAACACGTGCACCAGGCCGGCTCGTTAGTCGCGCCGGACCGGCTGCGGTTCGACTTCACGCATCACGGCCCCGTCGGCGCCCAGCGCTTGGCCGAGATCGAGGCCTGGGTGAACCGCGGCATCTGGGCCGACGTGGACGTGGCGACCACCGAGCGACCGTACCGCGACGCGGTGGCGGGCGGCGCGATGGCGTTGTTCGGCGAGAAGTACGGCGACGTGGTGCGCGTGGTGTCCATTCCCGGGTGGTCCATGGAGCTGTGCGGCGGCACGCACGCGCGGAACACGGGGCAGATTGCGCTGTTCAAGATCGTGGCCGAGACGGGTGTGGCGGCGGGCGTGCGTCGCATCGAGGCGGTGACCGGCCCCAAGGCGTACGAGCTGCTGCGCGACGAGGAGCGCCGGCTGGAGCGGTTAGGCGAGTTGGTGCGCGCGCCGGCGGACGGCGTGGTCAAGCGCGTCGAGGCGCTGCTCGAGGAGCGGCGCGCGCTGCAGAAGCGGTTGGACGACGCGCTGCGCGGCGGCGGCGACCAGGTGCAGCGGCTCGTGGCCGGCGCGGAGCGGGCCAACGGGGCGCGCATCGTGTCGGCGGTGGTCGAGGCCGGCGACGTGAAGGAGCTGCAAGCGTTAGGCGACGCGCTGCGCGAGCAGCTGGGGAGCGGCGTGGGCGTGCTGGGCTCCTCGTTCAGCGACGGGAAGAACACGCTGCTGGCGGTGGTCACCGACGATTTGCGGGATCGCGGGGTGCGCGCCGACCAGTTGATCCGGACGATCGCGGCGGCGGCCGGCGGCCGCGGCGGCGGCAAGGCGCACATGGCCCAGGCGGGGCTGCCCGACGCGGCGCACGTGCGGGAGGCGATCGCCGGGGCGCCGGCCATCGTGCGCACTGCGTTAGGCGGAGCGGCATGA